A single genomic interval of Carassius carassius chromosome 24, fCarCar2.1, whole genome shotgun sequence harbors:
- the LOC132103645 gene encoding INO80 complex subunit C-like gives MSAPSDPGVSKAKDLNPATLSTGKSVIAAALVAQARGKKRAVSPATPATAQPHNNSGKKKKTQPASSATQAQVAPVESTSEGKPVGAVDLETSAKCLPFKNPNFVHSGIGGAAAGKKNRTWKNLKQILAAEKALPWKISDPNYCSIDALPSMKPAKKYSDISGLPANYTDPQTKLHFASTEEFSYIRQLPTDVVTGYLTLRKATCIVP, from the exons ATGTCTGCCCCTTCCGATCCGGGAGTATCAAAGGCAAAGGATTTAAATCCAGCGACGCTCTCGACGGGTAAATCTGTGATAGCGGCGGCGTTAGTCGCTCAGGCCCGGGGTAAGAAACGAGCCGTCAGTCCCGCGACTCCCGCAACCGCGCAGCCACATAACAACAgcggtaaaaagaaaaaaacacaacctGCATCCTCAGCTACTCAAGCTCAG GTTGCCCCAGTGGAGTCGACTTCTGAGGGAAAACCTGTGGGAGCTGTTGATCTGGAAACTTCTGCCAAATGTCTTCCTTTTAAGAACCCCAACTTTGTG CACTCAGGTATCGGTGGAGCAGCAGCAGGGAAGAAGAATCGGACGTGGAAGAATCTGAAGCAGATTTTAGCAGCGGAGAAAGCACTGCCCTGGAAAATCTCTGATCCTAACT ACTGCAGCATAGATGCACTTCCCTCTATGAAACCTGCTAAAAAGTACTCCGACATCTCAGGTCTTCCG GCAAACTACACTGACCCTCAGACTAAACTGCACTTTGCATCGACGGAAGAGTTTTCTTACATCCGTCAATTGCCAACAGACGTGGTGACCGGATACCTGACTCTCCGTAAAGCCACCTGCATTGTGCCCTAA